The following are encoded together in the Lactuca sativa cultivar Salinas chromosome 1, Lsat_Salinas_v11, whole genome shotgun sequence genome:
- the LOC122196079 gene encoding uncharacterized protein LOC122196079 yields MRQNRKQSIVNYGYEPSADEDDGSYEKSETERAVPVEIFRRRNRKKRRLKKNGCNLQDPLVVCGGDIMLMILSFLDAHSVASSLVVSCRWRRVACSDSIWSEKIKELWADKAHLPRFAQVEGLSKLSAYTLSIQDGKRSRILKEDLWDHVWEFHFKEARVF; encoded by the exons ATGAGGCAAAACAGGAAACAGAGCATTGTGAACTATGGGTACGAACCCTCTGCAGACGAAGACGATGGTAGTTATGAGAAATCGGAAACTGAAAGAGCGGTTCCGGTGGAGATTTTTCGTCGGAGAAACAGGAAAAAACGCCGATTGAAAAAAAATGGCTGTAATTTACAGGATCCGTTAGTAGTATGTGGTGGCGATATCATGTTAATGATATTGAGCTTTCTCGACGCACACAGTGTGGCTtcatcacttgttgtttcttgtagATGGCGTAGAGTCGCTTGCAGTGATTCCATTTGGTCTGAAAAg ATCAAAGAGCTATGGGCTGACAAAGCTCATCTACCTCGTTTTGCCCAAGTTGAGGGGTTGTCAAAGTTGTCTGCTTACACCTTATCCATTCAAGATGGCAAACGG AGTCGAATCTTGAAGGAAGATCTGTGGGATCATGTTTGGGAGTTTCACTTTAAAGAGGCACGTGTTTTTTAA